ATGGCCAGTTCAAGTGCTTTATATTCCACGCAATTTTTATCAGGCTTATACAAGAGATGACGAACTTGAGGCGGAAAACGCTCTGGCAATTGGCCATTGACGAGCATATCTGCCATCTTGGCAATTTCTTCGGCTTGAAGACGTTTTTTCTCTTGCCCTGCAATCGCAGCCTTTAACGATTCCTCTGGCGCAGCTTTAAATCGACCTTTACCTTTACGATAAAAGTACATCGGGTTTGCATGTAGTCGGATTAACATCGCAGCAGATTGCACGCTTGCCACCGGCGATACCCCGTAATAATCAGCGGCAAATTCGAGAAAGCCAAACTCTTCATCAGGCGCCATTTCCCACAAAAAATCGACGTCTAACTCTTCAGCCTGCTGTTCAGCTAACTTTAAAAAATCACTTAATGACTCTTTAAATCGCAACATCACGTTTGAGGCTTTAATTTTGCTGCGCTTGCCAGACACACTCTCTATTTGCAAGGAAGCCTCTGCTTCACTCATCACGTGGCCGACTTTGAAACTTCCATCTTCTTCAAACAATACATTCATGACAAACGCAACACTGAAATCAAAAAATTAATAGGCCATTATACCGGAGAACGAGGCATTACCGCCTGACTGTCTGCATAAGAAATAATTTGAGGCAACCAAACATCAAACCCATCAAATCGATGCGAGCCACCCTCTTCTAAAGTGATCTTTGCCCCCTGAAAATGAGCAACTGCAGCCTGATAATCGAGTACCTCATCGCCTTTTTGCTGCATCAGCCAATATCGATCAGGATTAGTAACTGGCAATGCCATTTGCCGCCACACCGCCAAATCCAGATCCGTTAAGCGATATTCACAACCCGTATAGGGATTGCGATGCAGACCTAGTCTTGAAGCAAGTAAAGTCGGCGCCTCCACCGCAGGATTAATCAAAATAGCCGGTAATGCATACTTTTCGGCCAACCATTGCGCGTAAAAGCCACCAAGCGAACTCCCCACCAAACACAATGGTTCAGATGACTTTTCCACTAACTCGCACATCACATCTGCCGCCGCCATTGGCCGATCAGGCAACATCGGCACCATTAGGTCACTCCTACCTAGCGCATCGATATACCGACCTAATTCCCATGCCTTTGCAGACCGAGGGCTCGATTGAAACCCATGTAAATACAGCAGCATTATTCACCTTACCTCTCAAAAAAAGCAGTTTGCAATCCCAATTTTTATTATCTATAAAACGATAAAGAGACACTTAAATACATCAAAACATCATACTTGCGCTAAAGGTTCTTTCAGATGGATCTCGGAAAAACAAACCTATCGCTTCTTCCTGAAGTTATTGGATTAATGGATGAGTCCATGGAGCGCATTGAACCCGATATTAACCAACTCATCGAAGACCCTAGCTATACAGAATTGATGAATGATATTTACAGAGAAGTCCATTCTATCAAGGGAAACTTCGCTATGTGCCAATGTGACCCATTGGTAAACTACGCCCACAAAATAGAAGAGGTTCTTTCCGCTGTAAAAAAA
The Leeia speluncae genome window above contains:
- a CDS encoding YqiA/YcfP family alpha/beta fold hydrolase — translated: MLLYLHGFQSSPRSAKAWELGRYIDALGRSDLMVPMLPDRPMAAADVMCELVEKSSEPLCLVGSSLGGFYAQWLAEKYALPAILINPAVEAPTLLASRLGLHRNPYTGCEYRLTDLDLAVWRQMALPVTNPDRYWLMQQKGDEVLDYQAAVAHFQGAKITLEEGGSHRFDGFDVWLPQIISYADSQAVMPRSPV